The Fusarium musae strain F31 chromosome 10, whole genome shotgun sequence DNA window TAAGTGCCAGTGTTTTTGACGAGGTACTGATGACCTCTTGGATCACTGGATGGTGGAGATGTTGCTTTCGATGTATATAATCTCGGACTTTCGAGCTTCTATTGGCCGGAGGTATATAGAAACATGAGTTAAAGAGACTTCAGTTTCAACATTTTTTGAACTCGCAAGTGATCTGAGATTATTTAAAGGGAAGTTTACAGTCAATTTCGAGCTCTCATTCTGGGTATCACTATCCAAACAAAGACCGCAAGTTATTCTCCTCCATGACATCAATCCAGTGCACACTCGCAGCCCCCGTCTTCTCCTTATCATACTCATTCCAAATCGTCTGCACCAACGTCTTCGCCACAACAATCGGTCTCGGCGGCAACAATGCCTCCAACGCATCAAGTCTCCCAACGAGAAAACATCTTGCCTCCACAATCTTCATCCGCGACTCCGTAGCAGTAGTTGTAGACAATCGCTCGATATCTTCGTCTGCCTGTATGAGCTGTCCGATGTAGTCTGATAACCCGCAATGCTCTGTACTTCCAAGATCGAAAGGCGTTGGTGTCGTGAGAGGAGCTTGGGTTTCGGGACTTGAGGTTGCATCGGAGGGTTCGAAGCGTAGACCGGTGCTGGCGGTGATGCAGAGCAGGGGCTGGGTCATTTTACTACCCGAATCCGCGGGGAGTTGCTCGATCAATCTTGTTAGGCGGAGACTCAGTGGTGTGATGCATTCTTCCCATGGGATGTGTTCATCTGCTGGACCGGACAGATTATCGGGCAATCTCAAAAGAACCAGCTCAGGGAATGTTTGGTAGATATGGATGAGGCCAGCGAGGCGATATGCCTCAGCGACGTTGACAAGATGACGGCATGGTGTTTTCTGGTCTCCAGTCTCGGTATTCGCAGGTGCTGACTCAAAGTCCAAACCCAAGAGCTTTTCTTCCAACGTTTTAGCTTCTTCAATCATGCTTAGTGCAGTAGCGTGATCGCGCGTCGCAAAAGGCCCAGGATGTCTAACGTGATATCTGTAATTACGACAGAGTCTCAAGGTCTGAGTCAGAAGTCGTGATACTGTGTTTGAAACACCCGTCCATGGATGAGGCATGTCGTCGACAACAGGTTCGGTTGGTAGCGCTGTTGGATATTCGTCTGCGCTGAtatcttggacttcttcggCCTCGTATGTGATGTATGGGTTGGTGTCTGAAACGACAGAGAGTAGTAGCTCGCAATACGTCCAGCttttgttgaagatgtttaGCAACTTCTGCTCTTCCTCGGACAGACGGCGTTTTTGCTTATTTATCcggtgaagaagagctttCGCCTCTCTGAGAAATGGTATACCCAATTGCGTCGCGTTCAACCAGCAAATACTCGTCCCTATGCAAAATAGACCATAAATGAGACCCATAGGGACGGTATCAAGATTCGGTGATGATTTGACAACGCGAAGTTCCGCCTCAATAACATCAGTAgcattcttcatcatagcGATAGAAGTCTTCTTCATATGCGGCATCTTGGAGGACAGATATGCTGATGACATGCTCTGCAAACTAGTCGATACAGCTTCTGAAGTTGACCATAGAGTAGTCGCGAGCATGCGATTCGAGTTTGTCGGTGAGTCATACTGCGACCATAAAGAACAGATATCGCGAAACCAGTATTCAACGAGTTGAGTTGAAGGGTCTGTTATCGGTGGAGGAACAAACAGCGTTGAGAAGTTTTGCTGCTGAACTGGGTATAGAGCAAGGTCGGTGCTTGTATCGGAAAAGTTATCAAATGTCGGTGTCGCGAGATCCAGCGCGTCAGGCGTCCATTCAAACTCTGACATCGGAAGGCCTTCGACGGGAAGATCAAGTGGGAATTGAGAAATGAAATCGTCTGTTGGACTCATCTCAGATTCTACGAGCTGAGCATCTTGCCGACTCTCCAAAGGCTGTGTGTTCAGCATGAATTCACCAAAGACTCCCTGGTTCGCATCGTTGGAGCTGTACACTGAACCAGCGGTGGTGAACGATGCAGTAGATGCAGTGTCTAGTTGTCTCTTTGGCGGTCTACCGCGACGCTTCTTAGTACCGCAGGATTGTTTTGGTGACGTTCGAAATTTATGCTCAGCGAGTTCAGCTGGTTTCTCATGTTTGGTAGACCATCTCAAACCACGCTGATATCCTCCGCACTGAACACCTCGCGATATACAAACCTGGCATTCTGGTTTTGCTTCGTCGCATTTCAGCTATTCCTTATCAGTCGCGCTCATCCGGCATCCGAAAATCGACTTACGTGTTTGGTGCGGCAGGTCAAGCATCCGGATCTCGATCTGACGGGGAGCTTCCGTTTGACGGTGGACCTGGCACTTGATTCGGGCTCCTCCATGCTGTGTATGTAGGGTTTGAGCAAGTTTATGGGGCTGGCTGGGTATGAGAAGAAAACGTGCTCAGCGATTGATGATAAGAAGTGAAGTGAAAGTGAACTGGGCTTCCCCGCAGAAGTTGGAGGGCGCGGTGATAAGATTGGTTTAGCGGGAGCCGCGGAATTGGTAAGCTAGATTGTGATTTGCTGGCGACGGGTTTGCAACTCCGCAAGACCGAGAGGTTACGTTGTATTGAAGACGCTTCAAGTGTTGTAGGGCTCGGTAGTTGGTCACTGACACTACAGTATAAGATCTTGAGTTGTCACCATCAGATTAAGTCACCAACAAGTTGACTTTGCTCCGGTTCAGTTCCGAGGAGGGCAAAGCTACGGATAACAATGTGTTACTGTATTTGTGAGTCAGTGGCGATAAGCGTATTCGCTAGATCAGGCGGAGACATCCGCTAGGAGAGCTGGAATTTGGTGAGCCAATGAAAGACAGTGCGCTTCCACTAACCCAACCCAACAGCTCTCGGTACGAGACGCATGCGATGCCGATTACAGGGGATGGTTATTTGGGAGCAGTTTAATCATAAAAGTTCATTCAGGTCAttaaatttaagctatataaagccCATTGTGGTATAGCATATCACTCTGTTGGactctcaaccttcttctcttccgtcGCCAACTCATCCGTGGCTTCGGCAAGGTCCGGTCTTTCTCCGAGAATCACATCGAGATCCTGCCACAATCATCAGCAATGTTCCTAGAAGGCATGATACGAAACTTACCGGGCCTTGGAATGTCTTCTTTCCGTAAAAGACCCAGTATCCTGTTAGGAAAATGGCAAAGATGCCAATGACAGCCGAGACGTAATCTGAGTCTGTTCTCAGCGTATACTCAGCAGTGGGAGGGGAGGGTGACATACTCATCAAGCTGGCGTCGACTGGCAGAACAGGCGGGAAGCAGAAGAACTACGCACAGGTTAGCTTGGTAGTGTTGGTGGAGGGTATGGCTTACGattgatgtgatgaagaCGTAAAGAACAGCAACGTAATTGATGATCAAACCCCGAACCTTTCCAAACCTCCAGGGTGTATCCGCACTCTGAAACCTCGTCAAGGTATCCCGGCCTCGAATGATCAGCGTCGCAACCGGAATAGCATACGACATGTTCAACAAGATCGTACAGCTCGAAATGAACGCATTGAACGCAACAGTCGGTCCGAGATACAACAATCCAAAGATCGCGTTGAACACCCAGGTAAGAACAATAGTTCTGATGGGTACTTCCCATCTGGGGTGGATGTGGCTAAAGTACTCGTGATATAGCGTACCTTTATCACGAGCCATAGCGTATAGGAGTCGGGAGGCGCTGGTGATCGAGCCGTTGGTTCCGTGGATGAAGCAGATTGCTAACATGAGCGTGAGGAATGTCGTGCCGGCGCGACTGCCTGTTGCTTGGAGGATCAGTTCGACGATGGGCATGCCGGTCGATGTCGCGACGATTCCGGAGAGGTCGGTTAGGCAGAACAGCATcacgaggatgaagattgtTCCGCTGCGTTCGTTAGCATACACCCTCCCCGTAAAGATGTCGACTTACGTTGTTCCTCCGACACCAACAGCGTATACCATCGCCAGGGGAGCATCCCTCGACGGCGTCGGCATCTCCTCCGTCATATGCAGCACAGCATCATATCCAATAAGTGACAGCGCTGACTGCAAAAGACCCAAGATCCACGCTATCCCGTCGTTCCAGCCTGTTTCGTTCGCGAATGTCGCAAAGACGAATTCGGGGTCAGTTTTATCGGATGTCGAGAGGAGGACGACGCTGGCGACGAAAACACTGAGTATAGACCACTACACTACAAAGTCAGTTGGAACTCGTAGTGAAGGGGATTTGGAAGGCGTACGGGCGAGATTGTTCCAGGCACCCAAAATTCGGTTACCGAAGGTCATGGAGAGAGTGCCGAATGTGAGGACGGCCATGAAGATTAGGTACGTCTTCCATGGTGCTACAACGTAGTTTCCATTAGATGCTACCACACAGGCTGCCGAGATGAATTGTGCTATAAAAGTCAATTTTAGTACTCTCACCCGGGCAGAATGACAAACCTGCGAAGAAACCCTCGGTCGTCACGAGAGTCAGCCATCCAAAGATATTAATGTAACCAACCGCAAAGCTCTGCTGTCGTCAATATTCTCCCAATTACCACGCAAATTAAAACTCACCATAACCTTCCTCCACCTCTCAGAAGTCAACGCCCACTGGAAATGATACTGCCCACCTGCAGTCGGCCAAATCGCCGCCAACTCACCCAAACTAGCAGCCAGCGCAAAATTACACAAGACACAGAAGATGAAACCATACAAGAAAGCCACAGATCCTCCGGAGGGAAGAACGATAGAAAGACTTCCTGCTAGACAGATCCACGTACTAGTCTTCACATCAGAATGCGATTTGGACAGAGAGACTGGGAGAGACACActtgagaatggcaaagGTCATGGCTACCATCGTGATCTTGGATAGGCGAGGCCGAAGATGACCTTCACCTTGGGAATTATGTGTAACTTCCGTCA harbors:
- a CDS encoding hypothetical protein (EggNog:ENOG41~antiSMASH:Cluster_10.1), producing MEEPESSARSTVKRKLPVRSRSGCLTCRTKHLKCDEAKPECQVCISRGVQCGGYQRGLRWSTKHEKPAELAEHKFRTSPKQSCGTKKRRGRPPKRQLDTASTASFTTAGSVYSSNDANQGVFGEFMLNTQPLESRQDAQLVESEMSPTDDFISQFPLDLPVEGLPMSEFEWTPDALDLATPTFDNFSDTSTDLALYPVQQQNFSTLFVPPPITDPSTQLVEYWFRDICSLWSQYDSPTNSNRMLATTLWSTSEAVSTSLQSMSSAYLSSKMPHMKKTSIAMMKNATDVIEAELRVVKSSPNLDTVPMGLIYGLFCIGTSICWLNATQLGIPFLREAKALLHRINKQKRRLSEEEQKLLNIFNKSWTYCELLLSVVSDTNPYITYEAEEVQDISADEYPTALPTEPVVDDMPHPWTGVSNTVSRLLTQTLRLCRNYRYHVRHPGPFATRDHATALSMIEEAKTLEEKLLGLDFESAPANTETGDQKTPCRHLVNVAEAYRLAGLIHIYQTFPELVLLRLPDNLSGPADEHIPWEECITPLSLRLTRLIEQLPADSGSKMTQPLLCITASTGLRFEPSDATSSPETQAPLTTPTPFDLGSTEHCGLSDYIGQLIQADEDIERLSTTTATESRMKIVEARCFLVGRLDALEALLPPRPIVVAKTLVQTIWNEYDKEKTGAASVHWIDVMEENNLRSLFG
- a CDS encoding hypothetical protein (SMCOG1038:phenylalanine-specific permease~antiSMASH:Cluster_10.1) codes for the protein MAVLTFGTLSMTFGNRILGAWNNLARTPSKSPSLRWSILSVFVASVVLLSTSDKTDPEFVFATFANETGWNDGIAWILGLLQSALSLIGYDAVLHMTEEMPTPSRDAPLAMVYAVGVGGTTGTIFILVMLFCLTDLSGIVATSTGMPIVELILQATGSRAGTTFLTLMLAICFIHGTNGSITSASRLLYAMARDKGTLYHEYFSHIHPRWEVPIRTIVLTWVFNAIFGLLYLGPTVAFNAFISSCTILLNMSYAIPVATLIIRGRDTLTRFQSADTPWRFGKVRGLIINYVAVLYVFITSIFFCFPPVLPVDASLMSMSPSPPTAEYTLRTDSDYVSAVIGIFAIFLTGYWVFYGKKTFQGPDLDVILGERPDLAEATDELATEEKKVESPTE